The following proteins are co-located in the Mycolicibacterium goodii genome:
- a CDS encoding glycine hydroxymethyltransferase, which translates to MAADPSSTSPSVPAADGADYADTASAAYRAALQVIESVEPRVAAATRKELADQRDSLKLIASENYASPAVLLTMGTWLSDKYAEGTIGHRFYAGCQNVDTVESVAAEHARELFGAPYAYVQPHSGIDANLVAFWAILATRVEAPELANLGAKHVNDLSEADWETLRNKLGNQRLLGMSLDAGGHLTHGFRPNISGKMFHQRSYGTNPETGFLDYDAVAAAAREFKPLVLVAGYSAYPRRVNFAKMREIADEVGATLMVDMAHFAGLVAGKVFTGDEDPVPHAHVTTTTTHKSLRGPRGGMVLATEEYAPAVDKGCPMVLGGPLSHVMAAKAVALAEARQPAFGKYAQQVADNAQALADGFIKRDAGLVTGGTDNHIVLLDVTSFGLTGRQAESALLDAGIVTNRNSIPADPNGAWYTSGIRLGTPALTSRGFGADEFDRVAELIVEVLSNTQPEGSAGSVSKAKYKLTDGTADRVHAAASELLSANPLYPGLTL; encoded by the coding sequence ATGGCTGCAGACCCGTCGTCCACATCCCCTTCGGTGCCCGCCGCTGACGGTGCCGACTATGCCGACACCGCCAGCGCCGCCTACCGGGCCGCGTTGCAGGTCATCGAATCCGTGGAGCCCAGGGTCGCCGCGGCCACCCGCAAAGAACTTGCCGACCAACGCGATTCGCTGAAGCTCATCGCGAGCGAGAACTATGCCTCCCCGGCCGTGCTGCTGACCATGGGCACGTGGTTGTCCGACAAGTACGCCGAGGGCACCATCGGCCACCGCTTCTACGCAGGCTGCCAGAACGTCGACACCGTCGAGAGCGTCGCCGCCGAGCACGCCAGGGAACTGTTCGGCGCGCCCTATGCGTACGTGCAGCCGCACTCGGGCATCGACGCCAACCTGGTTGCCTTCTGGGCCATCCTGGCCACCCGCGTCGAGGCGCCCGAGCTGGCCAATCTCGGCGCCAAGCACGTCAACGACCTGTCCGAGGCGGACTGGGAGACCCTGCGCAACAAGCTCGGCAACCAGCGGCTGCTCGGCATGTCGCTGGACGCGGGCGGGCACCTCACGCACGGCTTCCGGCCCAACATCTCCGGCAAGATGTTCCACCAGCGCAGCTACGGCACCAACCCCGAGACCGGGTTCCTCGACTACGACGCCGTCGCCGCGGCCGCGCGCGAGTTCAAGCCGCTGGTGCTGGTTGCCGGGTATTCGGCCTATCCGCGCCGGGTCAACTTCGCCAAGATGCGCGAGATCGCCGACGAGGTCGGGGCAACGCTCATGGTCGACATGGCTCACTTCGCGGGCCTGGTGGCGGGCAAGGTCTTCACCGGTGACGAGGATCCGGTGCCGCATGCGCACGTCACCACCACCACCACACACAAGTCGCTGCGCGGACCGCGCGGCGGCATGGTGCTCGCCACCGAGGAGTACGCGCCCGCGGTCGACAAGGGCTGCCCGATGGTGCTCGGCGGGCCGCTGAGCCACGTGATGGCCGCCAAGGCGGTGGCGCTGGCCGAGGCGCGCCAGCCCGCGTTCGGGAAGTACGCGCAGCAGGTCGCCGACAACGCGCAGGCCCTGGCCGACGGCTTCATCAAGCGCGACGCGGGCCTGGTGACCGGCGGCACCGACAACCACATCGTGCTGCTGGACGTGACCTCGTTCGGCCTGACCGGCCGCCAGGCCGAGTCGGCGCTGCTCGACGCGGGCATCGTCACCAACCGCAACTCGATCCCGGCCGATCCCAACGGCGCGTGGTACACCAGCGGCATCCGCCTCGGCACGCCCGCGCTCACCAGCCGAGGGTTCGGTGCCGACGAGTTCGACCGCGTCGCCGAGCTGATCGTCGAGGTGCTGAGCAACACCCAGCCAGAGGGGTCGGCAGGGTCTGTTTCCAAGGCCAAGTACAAGCTCACCGACGGCACCGCCGACCGGGTGCACGCGGCCGCGTCCGAGCTGCTCTCGGCCAACCCGCTGTACCCGGGCCTGACGCTCTGA
- the trhA gene encoding PAQR family membrane homeostasis protein TrhA: MTAPIDGSHDRRTAPYRSAAAGFSGTQRQAEDLPAAVADGVAQFLGKPRARGWIHVYSAIVAVIAGAALVSVSWSVQSTRAGLATLLYTLTIVAMFTVSGVYHRVNWTSVAARKWMKRLDHSMIFLFIAGSYTPFALLALPESKGMVLFWIVWGGAIAGVLLKMFWPSAPRWLGVPLYILLGWVAAWFIGPIMDGAGVAAVVLLIVGGALYSIGGVLYALKWPNPWPTTFGHHEFFHACTAVAAICHYIAMWFAVFSS; the protein is encoded by the coding sequence ATGACCGCGCCGATCGACGGCTCCCATGATCGCCGGACAGCCCCCTACCGGTCAGCGGCTGCCGGTTTCTCCGGTACCCAACGTCAAGCCGAGGACCTGCCCGCGGCCGTCGCCGACGGTGTCGCACAGTTCCTCGGAAAACCGCGGGCGCGCGGGTGGATTCACGTCTACTCGGCGATCGTCGCGGTCATCGCGGGCGCGGCGCTGGTGTCGGTGTCGTGGTCGGTGCAGTCGACCCGCGCCGGGCTGGCGACCCTGCTCTACACCCTCACGATTGTGGCGATGTTCACGGTGAGCGGCGTGTACCACCGGGTGAACTGGACGTCGGTGGCCGCCCGCAAATGGATGAAGCGGCTCGACCACTCGATGATCTTCCTGTTCATCGCGGGCAGTTACACGCCGTTCGCCTTGCTGGCCCTGCCCGAGTCGAAGGGCATGGTGCTGTTCTGGATCGTGTGGGGCGGCGCCATCGCGGGCGTGCTCCTCAAGATGTTCTGGCCGTCGGCGCCACGCTGGCTCGGCGTACCGCTCTACATCCTGTTGGGCTGGGTCGCGGCGTGGTTCATCGGGCCGATCATGGACGGCGCCGGTGTGGCGGCCGTGGTGCTGCTGATCGTCGGCGGTGCGCTCTACAGCATCGGCGGCGTGCTCTACGCGCTCAAATGGCCGAACCCGTGGCCGACCACCTTCGGCCACCACGAGTTCTTCCACGCGTGCACCGCGGTCGCGGCGATCTGCCACTACATCGCGATGTGGTTCGCGGTCTTCTCCAGCTGA
- a CDS encoding nuclear transport factor 2 family protein gives MPSVEQMTQTVHRYLELVSSGTADEIADLYADDATVEDPVGGEVHIGRAAIRGFYAGVADIKAKAELVTLRVAGHEAAFHFRLDVDFGDNGVRIEPIDVMVFDSEGKIASMKAYWSPADTQPL, from the coding sequence ATGCCGAGCGTTGAGCAGATGACTCAGACCGTCCACCGCTACCTCGAGCTGGTCTCCAGCGGCACCGCCGACGAGATCGCCGACCTGTACGCCGACGACGCCACCGTCGAGGACCCGGTGGGCGGCGAGGTGCACATCGGGCGGGCCGCGATCCGCGGCTTCTACGCTGGCGTCGCCGACATCAAGGCCAAGGCAGAACTGGTCACCCTGCGGGTGGCCGGACACGAGGCCGCGTTCCACTTCCGCCTCGATGTGGACTTCGGCGACAACGGCGTACGCATCGAGCCGATCGACGTCATGGTGTTCGACAGCGAGGGCAAGATCGCGTCGATGAAGGCCTACTGGTCGCCGGCCGACACCCAGCCGCTGTAG
- a CDS encoding acyl-ACP desaturase, whose translation MAQKPVANALTVELEPVVAGEMRRHLDTEDLWYAHDYVPFDQGENFAFLGGTDWDPSQVTLPKSITDALEILLITKDNLAGYHRELVEHFILEDQWGRFLGRWTAEEHLHAVALRNYLVVTREIDPAANEDVRVEHVMKGYRADRFSQIETLVFMAFFERSHAVFCRNLQAQITEPVLADLTGRIATDEERHEEFFANLVGYLLDKHRDETVEAIAARAAGIDVIGADITAYQDKVANVAEAGIFDRTTLQKVVSDRITAWGLADEAALKDFVQA comes from the coding sequence ATGGCACAGAAACCTGTCGCTAATGCGCTGACTGTCGAGCTCGAGCCGGTCGTGGCCGGCGAGATGCGTCGTCATCTGGACACCGAGGATCTCTGGTACGCGCACGACTACGTGCCGTTCGACCAGGGCGAGAACTTCGCGTTCCTCGGCGGCACGGACTGGGATCCGTCGCAGGTGACCCTGCCCAAGAGCATCACCGACGCCCTGGAGATCCTGCTGATCACCAAGGACAACCTCGCCGGCTACCACCGCGAGCTCGTCGAGCACTTCATCCTCGAAGACCAGTGGGGTCGCTTCCTGGGCCGCTGGACCGCCGAGGAGCACCTGCACGCCGTCGCGCTGCGCAACTATCTCGTGGTGACCCGCGAGATCGACCCGGCCGCCAACGAGGACGTGCGCGTCGAGCACGTCATGAAGGGCTACCGGGCCGACCGCTTCAGCCAGATCGAGACGCTGGTGTTCATGGCGTTCTTCGAACGCTCGCACGCGGTGTTCTGCCGCAATCTGCAGGCGCAGATCACCGAGCCCGTGCTGGCCGATTTGACGGGCCGCATCGCGACCGACGAGGAGCGTCACGAGGAGTTCTTCGCCAACCTCGTCGGCTATCTGCTGGACAAGCACCGCGACGAGACCGTCGAGGCCATCGCGGCCCGCGCGGCGGGCATCGACGTGATCGGCGCGGACATCACCGCGTACCAGGACAAGGTCGCCAACGTCGCCGAGGCGGGCATCTTCGACCGGACCACGCTGCAGAAGGTGGTCTCCGATCGGATCACGGCGTGGGGCCTGGCCGACGAGGCCGCGCTGAAGGACTTCGTCCAGGCGTGA
- a CDS encoding potassium transporter produces the protein MNALFVASRYLGRDQRVILIDRRGRVGGMWVDTYDYVRLHQPHPMFTAGDIEWTLGRERAYLATKGEVLAHFEHCLAEIGRRVAVDTRFGWEFVSDKEFDGDTGVRVRIECRAPDGTKRVIEAARLIKAYGVRVVPNRPLELSSTRVRSVSPDSCDVRRGDIHDGDAPVWIIGGGKTGMDTAHTLITDRPGREVNLVAGSGTYFASRDKFFPTGIRRWIGGQTLNSMAEEMCRRFDGTNEREVTEWFRGEYGVWLTPQTGNYLLGVLSEAENTTIAKGLRQVLMDHLVDVVDRDGAAEMVLRSGATRRVDDGSWIVNCTGYLLKGDGHPYEPYLSPGGSVLSIQPRSATMHLNSYAAYFMTHLFLTDKLADLPLYEVDLIDLWRDHRAVVPFTVFTLVQYNLGLMADVLPTKVFGDCGLDFARWYPWHRRTAAGVHFMRTHRQASPHLRRTLDTVHERFGVRCGPLQRQARASAVAAG, from the coding sequence ATGAACGCACTGTTCGTCGCGAGCCGGTACCTGGGCCGCGATCAGCGGGTGATCCTGATCGACCGGCGCGGCCGGGTCGGCGGGATGTGGGTCGACACCTACGACTACGTGCGGCTGCACCAGCCGCACCCGATGTTCACCGCCGGTGACATCGAATGGACGTTGGGTCGCGAACGCGCGTACCTGGCGACCAAGGGCGAGGTGCTCGCGCACTTCGAGCACTGCCTGGCCGAAATCGGCAGGCGCGTCGCGGTCGACACACGGTTCGGCTGGGAATTCGTGTCGGACAAGGAGTTCGACGGCGACACCGGTGTGCGGGTGCGGATCGAGTGCCGCGCGCCCGACGGTACGAAGCGGGTCATCGAGGCCGCGCGCCTGATCAAGGCGTACGGCGTGCGGGTGGTGCCCAACCGGCCCCTGGAGTTGTCCAGCACCCGGGTTCGGTCGGTGTCACCCGACAGTTGTGACGTACGACGGGGCGACATCCACGACGGTGACGCCCCGGTGTGGATCATCGGCGGCGGCAAGACCGGGATGGACACCGCACACACCCTCATCACCGATCGGCCGGGCCGCGAGGTGAATCTCGTTGCCGGGTCGGGAACCTACTTCGCCAGCCGGGACAAGTTCTTCCCGACCGGGATCCGGCGATGGATCGGCGGCCAGACGCTCAACTCGATGGCCGAGGAGATGTGTCGCCGCTTCGACGGGACCAACGAGCGTGAGGTCACCGAATGGTTCCGCGGCGAATACGGCGTCTGGCTGACCCCGCAGACGGGCAACTATCTGCTCGGGGTGCTCTCGGAGGCCGAGAACACGACCATCGCCAAGGGGCTCAGGCAGGTGCTGATGGATCACCTCGTCGACGTCGTCGATCGGGACGGCGCCGCCGAGATGGTCCTGCGCAGTGGCGCGACCAGGCGCGTCGACGACGGCAGCTGGATCGTCAACTGCACCGGTTACCTGCTCAAGGGCGACGGGCATCCGTACGAGCCGTACCTCTCGCCGGGGGGATCCGTACTGTCGATCCAACCACGTTCGGCCACAATGCATCTGAACTCCTATGCGGCGTACTTCATGACGCATCTGTTCCTCACCGACAAGCTCGCCGACCTGCCGCTGTACGAGGTCGATCTGATCGACCTGTGGCGCGATCACCGGGCGGTGGTGCCCTTCACGGTGTTCACGCTGGTCCAGTACAACCTGGGGTTGATGGCCGATGTGCTGCCCACCAAGGTGTTCGGTGACTGCGGTCTCGATTTCGCGCGCTGGTATCCGTGGCATCGGCGCACCGCGGCAGGCGTGCACTTCATGCGGACCCACCGCCAGGCGAGTCCGCACCTGCGCCGCACGCTCGACACCGTGCACGAACGGTTCGGGGTGCGGTGCGGCCCCCTGCAACGGCAGGCTAGAGCTTCCGCAGTCGCAGCCGGTTGA
- a CDS encoding DUF885 domain-containing protein, with amino-acid sequence MGFSTGGGDDARSGSGTDTAALIREYLLLGLRFDRIEQGYVDSFTGDPALRRIVENEPAPDPADLARQADRLLTQIPDDLEPDRAAYIASHLRALSFAGRKFAGENLGFVDEVEAYFDVRITKGDPERYREAHARLDEALGGTGPLADRIQAHRSAEEIPPQRLEECIHAFSSALRDRVRAEYPLPESELITYEVVTDKPWSGFNYYLGDYKSTVAVNADLKQQMANLPRLVAHESYPGHHTEHCRKELGLVEGRNQQEQTIFLVNTPQCLMAEGLADLALYAAIGPGTNGATADGPGWGTWAQEIYADLGLRFDGERAEKISEATAALADVRQDAAIMLHDEHRDVDDVVAYLRRWLLVNDERARQMLRFLSSPLWRAYTSTYIEGYRLLRAWLDARPSGVGLTERFGRLLDEPLIPSTLRAELAA; translated from the coding sequence ATGGGATTTTCCACGGGCGGTGGCGACGACGCACGGTCGGGCAGCGGCACCGACACGGCCGCGCTGATCCGCGAGTATCTGCTGCTCGGCCTGCGCTTCGACCGCATCGAGCAGGGCTACGTCGACTCCTTCACCGGCGACCCGGCACTGCGGCGCATCGTCGAGAACGAACCCGCACCCGACCCGGCCGACCTGGCGCGGCAGGCCGATCGGCTGCTCACCCAGATCCCCGACGATCTGGAACCCGACCGTGCGGCCTACATCGCCTCGCACCTGCGCGCGCTGAGCTTCGCGGGCCGCAAGTTCGCGGGGGAGAACCTGGGATTCGTCGACGAGGTCGAGGCCTACTTCGACGTGCGCATCACCAAGGGCGACCCCGAGCGCTACCGCGAGGCCCATGCGCGCCTCGACGAGGCGCTGGGCGGCACCGGGCCGCTGGCCGACCGGATCCAGGCGCACCGCAGCGCCGAGGAGATCCCGCCGCAGCGGCTCGAGGAGTGCATCCACGCGTTCTCGTCGGCGCTGCGCGACCGCGTACGCGCCGAATACCCGCTGCCGGAATCCGAGCTGATCACCTACGAGGTGGTCACCGACAAGCCGTGGTCGGGGTTCAACTACTACCTGGGCGACTACAAGTCCACCGTCGCGGTCAACGCCGACCTCAAACAGCAGATGGCGAACCTGCCGCGGCTGGTCGCCCACGAGTCCTACCCGGGCCACCACACCGAGCACTGCCGCAAGGAACTCGGCCTGGTGGAGGGCAGGAACCAGCAGGAACAGACGATCTTTCTGGTCAACACCCCGCAGTGTCTGATGGCCGAGGGCCTGGCCGACCTCGCGCTGTACGCGGCGATCGGGCCGGGGACGAACGGGGCGACGGCAGACGGACCGGGCTGGGGCACCTGGGCCCAGGAGATCTACGCCGACCTGGGCCTGCGGTTCGACGGCGAACGCGCCGAGAAGATCTCCGAGGCGACGGCCGCGCTGGCCGACGTGCGTCAGGACGCCGCGATCATGCTGCACGACGAGCACCGCGACGTCGACGATGTCGTCGCGTACCTGCGGCGCTGGCTGCTGGTCAACGACGAACGGGCCCGTCAGATGTTGCGGTTCCTCTCCTCGCCGCTGTGGCGGGCCTACACCAGCACCTACATCGAGGGTTACCGGCTGCTCAGGGCCTGGCTGGACGCCCGGCCGTCGGGCGTCGGTCTCACCGAACGGTTCGGCCGGCTGCTCGACGAGCCGCTGATCCCGTCGACGCTGCGGGCCGAACTGGCTGCCTGA
- a CDS encoding (2Z,6E)-farnesyl diphosphate synthase, giving the protein MDIIPPRLKEPAYRIYEMRLRQELARSKAQLPRHIAVLCDGNRRWARDAGYDDVSIGYRKGAAKIAEMLRWCQAAGIEMATVYLLSTENLQRDPEELTELIEIITDVVEEICAPHNKWSVRTVGDLELLGDEPARRLREAVESTTANRANFHVNVAVAYGGRQEIVDAVRSLLSKKLADGVTAEQLIEAVTVDGISENLYTSGQPDPDLVIRTSGEQRLSGFLLWQSAYSEMWFTEAYWPAFRRVDLLRALRDYTARHRRFGK; this is encoded by the coding sequence GTGGACATCATTCCCCCGCGCCTCAAGGAACCGGCCTACCGGATCTATGAGATGCGGTTGCGTCAGGAGTTGGCGCGGTCCAAAGCCCAACTGCCACGGCACATCGCGGTGCTGTGTGACGGGAATCGCCGCTGGGCGCGTGACGCAGGTTACGACGATGTCAGCATCGGCTACCGCAAGGGCGCCGCCAAGATCGCCGAGATGCTGCGCTGGTGTCAGGCCGCAGGCATCGAGATGGCCACCGTCTACTTGTTGTCGACCGAGAACCTCCAGCGCGATCCCGAGGAACTCACGGAGCTGATCGAGATCATCACCGATGTGGTCGAGGAGATCTGCGCGCCACACAACAAATGGAGTGTGCGCACGGTCGGCGACCTGGAATTGCTGGGCGACGAACCGGCCCGCAGGCTGCGCGAGGCCGTCGAGAGCACCACGGCCAACCGGGCCAACTTCCACGTCAACGTCGCCGTCGCCTACGGCGGACGCCAGGAGATCGTCGACGCGGTCCGGTCGTTGCTGTCGAAGAAACTCGCCGACGGCGTCACGGCCGAACAGCTCATCGAGGCCGTCACGGTCGACGGCATCTCGGAGAACCTCTACACCTCGGGCCAGCCCGATCCCGACCTGGTGATCCGCACGTCGGGGGAGCAGCGGCTCAGCGGATTCCTGCTGTGGCAGAGCGCCTATTCGGAGATGTGGTTCACCGAGGCGTACTGGCCCGCGTTCCGTCGCGTCGACTTGCTGCGCGCGCTGCGCGATTACACCGCAAGGCACCGGCGCTTCGGCAAGTAG
- a CDS encoding PhoH family protein has product MTEQAVRTYVLDTSVLLSDPWACTRFAEHEVVVPLVVISELEAKRHHHELGWFARQALRMFDDMRLEHGRLDQPVPVGTQGGTLHVELNHSDPAVLPAGFRTDSNDARILTVAANLAAEGKHVTLVSKDIPLRVKAGAVGLAADEYHAQDVVVSGWTGMTEMDVSGEDIDTLFADGEIDLAEARDLPCHTGIRLLGGTSHALGRVNAAKRVQLVRGDREVFGLRGRSAEQRVALDLLLDESVGIVSLGGKAGTGKSALALCAGLEAVLERRTQRKVVVFRPLYAVGGQDLGYLPGSESEKMGPWAQAVFDTLEGLASPAVLDEVLSRGMLEVLPLTHIRGRSLHDSFVIVDEAQSLERNVLLTVLSRLGAGSRVVLTHDVAQRDNLRVGRHDGVAAVIEKLKGHPLFAHVTLQRSERSPIAALVTEMLEEISPGALP; this is encoded by the coding sequence GTGACTGAGCAAGCTGTCCGTACCTATGTGCTCGACACCTCGGTGTTGCTGTCAGATCCCTGGGCATGCACCCGATTCGCCGAGCACGAGGTAGTGGTCCCGCTGGTCGTCATCAGTGAGTTGGAGGCCAAACGGCACCACCACGAACTCGGCTGGTTCGCGCGGCAGGCGCTGCGGATGTTCGACGACATGCGACTCGAACACGGACGGCTGGATCAGCCCGTTCCGGTTGGGACACAGGGCGGGACACTGCACGTCGAGCTGAACCACAGCGATCCGGCGGTGCTGCCCGCCGGGTTCCGCACCGACAGCAACGACGCCAGAATCCTCACGGTCGCGGCCAATCTCGCCGCCGAGGGCAAACACGTCACCCTCGTGAGCAAGGACATCCCGCTGCGCGTCAAGGCCGGCGCGGTGGGCCTCGCGGCCGACGAATACCACGCGCAGGACGTCGTGGTGTCCGGGTGGACCGGGATGACCGAGATGGACGTCTCAGGCGAGGACATCGACACGCTGTTCGCCGACGGTGAGATCGACCTGGCCGAGGCCCGGGATCTGCCGTGCCACACCGGTATCCGGCTGCTCGGCGGAACATCGCATGCGCTGGGCCGGGTGAACGCGGCCAAGCGGGTGCAGCTGGTGCGAGGCGATCGCGAGGTGTTCGGCCTGCGGGGAAGGTCGGCCGAACAGCGCGTCGCCCTCGATCTGCTGCTCGACGAGTCCGTCGGCATCGTGTCGCTGGGCGGCAAGGCAGGCACCGGCAAGTCGGCGCTCGCGCTGTGCGCGGGCCTGGAAGCCGTGCTGGAACGCCGCACACAGCGCAAGGTGGTGGTGTTCCGCCCGCTCTACGCCGTCGGCGGGCAGGATCTCGGCTACCTGCCCGGCAGCGAGAGCGAGAAGATGGGCCCGTGGGCGCAGGCGGTGTTCGACACCCTCGAAGGTCTCGCGAGCCCGGCGGTGCTCGACGAGGTGCTCTCCCGCGGCATGCTGGAAGTGCTTCCCCTGACCCACATCCGGGGCCGCTCGCTGCACGACTCGTTCGTGATCGTCGACGAGGCGCAGTCCCTGGAACGCAATGTGCTGCTGACCGTGCTGTCCCGGCTCGGGGCCGGATCGCGCGTGGTGCTCACCCACGACGTCGCCCAGCGCGACAACCTGCGGGTGGGACGCCACGACGGAGTCGCCGCGGTGATCGAGAAACTCAAGGGCCACCCGCTGTTCGCCCATGTGACGCTGCAGCGCAGCGAACGCTCACCGATCGCCGCGCTGGTCACCGAGATGCTCGAGGAGATCAGCCCGGGCGCTCTTCCGTGA
- the coaA gene encoding type I pantothenate kinase: MPRPSEPSPYVEFDRSQWRSLRMSTPLKLSEDELVRLRGMGEKLDLLEVEEVYLPLARLIHLQVAARQRLFAATAEFLGEPQQNPDRPVPFIIGVAGSVAVGKSTTARVLQALLARWEHHPRVDLVTTDGFLYPNAELARRNLMHRKGFPESYDRRALMRFVTSVKSGADEAAAPVYSHLLYDIVPGEYQIVRQPDILILEGLNVLQTGPALMVSDLFDFSVYVDARIEDIEQWYISRFLTMRSTAFADPASHFHSYSTLTDEQAVFAARDIWHSINRPNLIENILPTRPRATLVLRKDADHSINRLRLRKL; the protein is encoded by the coding sequence ATGCCGCGGCCCAGCGAGCCGAGCCCCTATGTGGAGTTCGACCGAAGTCAATGGCGTTCCCTGCGTATGTCGACACCGCTCAAGCTCTCCGAAGACGAACTGGTGCGCCTGCGCGGTATGGGTGAGAAACTCGACCTCCTCGAGGTCGAGGAGGTCTACCTGCCGCTCGCCCGACTGATCCACCTGCAGGTGGCGGCCAGGCAACGGCTGTTCGCCGCAACCGCGGAGTTCCTCGGTGAACCCCAGCAGAACCCGGATCGCCCGGTGCCGTTCATCATCGGGGTCGCGGGCAGCGTCGCGGTCGGTAAGTCGACCACCGCGCGCGTGCTGCAGGCCCTGTTGGCGCGCTGGGAACACCATCCACGCGTCGACCTGGTCACCACCGATGGGTTCCTGTACCCCAACGCCGAACTGGCGCGGCGCAACCTCATGCACCGCAAGGGCTTTCCCGAGAGCTACGACCGCCGCGCGCTGATGCGGTTCGTGACGTCGGTGAAGTCCGGTGCCGACGAGGCCGCCGCACCCGTGTACTCACACCTGCTGTACGACATCGTGCCCGGCGAGTACCAGATCGTCCGGCAGCCCGACATCCTGATCCTCGAAGGGCTCAACGTCCTGCAGACCGGCCCGGCGCTCATGGTCTCGGACCTGTTCGACTTCTCGGTGTACGTCGACGCCCGCATCGAGGACATCGAGCAGTGGTACATCTCGCGGTTTCTCACCATGCGCTCGACGGCGTTCGCCGACCCGGCCTCACACTTCCACAGCTACTCGACGCTGACCGACGAGCAGGCCGTGTTCGCCGCACGTGACATCTGGCATTCGATCAACCGCCCCAACCTGATCGAGAACATCCTGCCGACCCGTCCCCGCGCGACGCTGGTGCTGCGCAAGGACGCCGACCACTCGATCAACCGGCTGCGACTGCGGAAGCTCTAG
- a CDS encoding polysaccharide deacetylase family protein — protein sequence MAGTAFRQSWRWTVIGVVAAVAVLVVGGLTGRIHRADADDIDCSVARCVAFTFDDGPGPYTDRLLKILKDNDAKATFFLIGNKVAANPEGARRIADAGMEIGSHTWEHPNMTTIPREDIPAQFSRASDAIEAATGTRPKLVRTAGGLVDDVVLAEAGRQGLADINWDVIPFDWANDSNTAATRYMLMTQIRPGSVVLLHDVYSSTVDLVEQFIPVLKANDYHLVTVTHLIGERAPGSSYGGRENGPPVAPGEGLRDIPPEDIPTLPATPSPPPMPNFPITDIPNANSGGPNNGA from the coding sequence GTGGCCGGCACCGCATTCCGACAATCCTGGCGATGGACCGTCATCGGTGTCGTCGCCGCGGTCGCGGTGCTGGTCGTCGGCGGCCTCACCGGGCGCATCCACCGCGCAGACGCCGACGACATCGACTGCTCGGTGGCGCGGTGCGTCGCGTTCACCTTCGACGACGGGCCCGGCCCGTACACCGACCGCCTGCTGAAGATCCTCAAGGACAACGACGCCAAGGCGACGTTCTTCCTGATCGGCAACAAGGTCGCGGCCAATCCCGAAGGCGCAAGACGCATCGCCGATGCAGGCATGGAGATCGGCAGTCACACGTGGGAACACCCCAACATGACCACGATCCCGCGCGAGGACATCCCGGCACAGTTCAGCCGTGCCAGCGACGCGATCGAGGCGGCCACCGGGACGCGGCCCAAGCTGGTGCGCACCGCGGGCGGTCTGGTCGACGACGTCGTGCTCGCCGAGGCGGGCAGGCAGGGACTGGCCGACATCAACTGGGATGTGATCCCGTTCGACTGGGCCAACGATTCGAACACGGCCGCAACGCGTTACATGCTGATGACCCAGATCAGGCCGGGTTCGGTGGTGCTGTTGCACGACGTGTACTCCTCGACGGTGGATCTGGTCGAGCAGTTCATCCCGGTGCTCAAGGCCAACGACTACCATCTGGTGACCGTCACCCACCTGATCGGGGAACGCGCCCCGGGCAGCAGCTACGGCGGCCGCGAGAACGGCCCGCCGGTCGCGCCGGGGGAGGGGTTGCGGGACATCCCGCCCGAGGACATCCCCACCCTGCCCGCCACACCGTCGCCGCCGCCGATGCCCAACTTCCCGATCACCGACATCCCCAACGCGAACTCGGGTGGCCCGAACAACGGTGCGTGA